Genomic DNA from Niallia circulans:
TCCCATATGTGACGACAATTGCAGCTGTCAGTCTTTCATACTCCTCACTTGCTGCATCATCTTTGTTCAAGACAGCAAATTTCGGATTTTCTTGCGAATAGACATTTCCTAGTCTTGTAAAGAGTAAGCCTTTTGCTCGTCTATACTCATCCATTGTGCCGTGGAAATCAAGATGATCCTGTGACAGATTAGTAAACACGGCAATATCAAAGTCACAGCCAAACACTCTTCCCTCGTATAATGCATGCGAAGAAACCTCCATAACAGCAGTTTCAACCTTTTTCTCTGCCATTTGGTGAAAAATCTTTTGCAGTGTGACTGCTTCTGGCGTCGTGTTTTTCGTCTCTTGAATCTCATTGTCAATCTTTGTATACATTGTCCCAATGATGCCTGTTTTCTTATTAGCCTCTTGCAGGATTGTTTCAATCAAATGACTTGTAGTCGTTTTGCCATTTGTTCCTGTAATACCAATTAAACGAAGCTTTTGTGTAGGATGATCATAGAATGCGTCTGCAAGGATGCTGCTCGCCTTTTTTGTATCCTTCACGATAACAACAGGTATAGACAGGTCTATTGCTAACTCTCTTTCTGCAAGAATAGCTGCGGCACCTGCTTCAAATGCCCTTTGCGCAAAATCATGACCATCTACTGTGAAGCCTTTAATGCAGATAAACAGACTTCCCTGAACCACTTTTCTGTTATCATTTTCAATAGAAGTGATTTCTGCATCTTTTCCATTATATAAAGCATATGGCCCTAAGCTTTTTAATAGTTTTTTTAACTGCATGGTTTTAAATCCTCTTTTCTGTAAATCCATATGTATTCATTTTATTCATAAATACTAATATTATATCAAATGCATAACCATCTTTTGAATTGCATTTTTTCTTAGCGTTTATATTTTACATGATAAAAAGGAATTGCGCCATGGTGTTCCTATTTTTCTGCCATATAACAAAAAATAAAGGCGGCGCAAGTGCCGCCTTTATCAAAAAAAGGTTTGGTCAATTATTATAGTACAAACGGATAGTAGAGCCATCCTTTACTTTTGTTCCTGGTTCAGGAGACTGCTTGATAACAGTATCCCCACTGCCGCTCGGCTCAATTTTCAGATTAAGAAAAACTTCACTAATTTCTTTTTTCGTAAGCCCGACTAAGTCAGGAACTTCAATGAGCGGATTTTCTGGGTATTTGTACTCTTTTTCCAATTGTCCCTTCCGCTCCTTCACTCCTAATGCACGAAGACTGTCACCCATAATGCTGCCGACAATTGGAGCTGCAACAACTCCACCAAACTGCACTGTACCCTTTGGATTATCTACAGCGACATACACGACTAGCTCAGGATCATCAGCAGGAGCGAAACCAATGAATGAAACAATGAAATTATTTTCTAAATATCTTCCGCCAGAGGCTTTTTGGGCTGTCCCTGTCTTACCGCCGACACGATATCCTTCCACAAAGGCTTTACCTCCTGAGCCTTGTGCAACAACACTTTCTAAAGCTTCTCTGATTTTTTTGGAGGTAGCTTCAGAGATTACCTTCCTTTTTGCCACAGGCTCTTTCTTCATTACGACCTCACCTGTGCTTGGATTAATCAGCTCGCTTGCCACATATGGTGTGTATAAGGTGCCGCCATTTATGGCTGCTGATAGTGCTGTCACCTGCTGAATAGGCGTTACAGCAACACCTTGTCCGAATGCTGTTGTGGCAAGCTCGACAGGTCCGACCCTATTTAGATTAAAGAGAATTCCCTTTGACTCCCCTTGAAGATCAATGCCTGTTTTCTCTCCAAAACCGAAATTCTTTATATATTTAAATAATGTGTCTTTGCCAAGCTTTTCTCCCAATGATACAAATCCCGGGTTACAGGAGTTTTGGACGACTTCCAAAAATGTCTGTGCACCATGGCCGCCCCGCTTCCAGCATTTCAGCTTTGTTCCATCAACATCTGCATAACCTGGATCATGGAACGTATCCTTTTGCAAGTCTACTTTCCCTTCCTCGAGTGCAGCTGCTAATGTGATAATCTTAAATGTTGAACCTGGCTCGTACGCGCTCCATATTGGCAGGTTTCTGTTATAAACCTCTGATGAGACATTTTGAAAATCTGCCGGGTCAAAGCCAGGTCTGCTTGACATCCCAAGTATTTCGCCTGTTTTTGGATTCATTGCAATGGCGATAATACTGTCTGGATCATATGTCTGTTCGGCAATATCAAGCTCCCGCTCCATAATAGTCTGCACTTTCGTGTCAATGGTCAGCTTCAGATTATTACCATTTACTGGCGCTTCATAATCATCTGCCATATCATTCATTCTTTGTCCTTTAGCGTCAGAATAATATTGCACAGATCCTTTAGATCCTTTCAGTTCATCATCATATTCTAGTTCCAGGCCAATTAAGCCTTGATTGTCAATCCCAGCAAATCCTAATACATGTGACAGATAGTTTCCATACGGATACGATCTTTTCGAATCCTCGCCAATATAAACACCGTCAATATCAAGTGCTCTTACCTTTTTCGCCTTTTCATGAGAAATTTTTCTGCCTTCAGGCAATCTTACGCTCATTTCCTTTTGAATCAATTCCTTATATATTGTCTGCTTGTCCGCTTCTAGCACTGCTGCAAGCTGCTCTGCTGCTGTTGCAGGGTCCTTAATTTGCCGTGGCACAACGTATACTGTCGGAGCACTAATATTCGTTGCTAACGCTATACCATTCCTGTCGACAATTTCACCTCTTTCAGGTTCGAAGGAAATTTGTCTGCTCCATAGGCTTTTCGCTTTACTCGTCAATTCATCTCCAAGAAAAAACTGTACATAACCTAGCCTCAAGTCAATAATCAGAAAAATAGCAATACCCGCTATTAAAGCAATCGTCAACCGCTTTCGAACGGTCACGTTTGAAACTCGCATGAATTTGGAACCTCCTTTTTCTATGGCTCGTTCCAATATATGCTTGTACACATGCAATTAGAATTAAATCTATTGAGGTTGCTTATCATTTACCGTACATTTACATAAAAAACAGGCCCGCCTTAAACGGACCTGCTTCCTATTATTCTGGTTTTTTCAATGTAATGGTTAATGTGTCATTTTCTTTAACCGTTTTACCCGCTTTAATGCTTTGTTGTGTAACATAACCGTTACCATTCGTTTTCAGCTTCAACGACTGAAGATCTGTCACTTTTAAAATATCACGCATTGACCAGCCCTTCATATCTGGCACTGTCCCATTACCATCTGTCTTAACGACGATTTTTTCACCTTCCAGATAGCTTTCACCTTTAGCAGGGAGTTGATCTACAATCGTATTCCCATCTCCTGTAACAACCAAATCCAGCCCTGACTTCTTGAGCTCCGCTTTCGCCTCAGATGTGCTTAAACCAGTTAAATTAGGAACTTCCACTGTTTTAAGAGAGCTGTCAGCAGTCGGCTGGATCTCCATGTACTGAAGACTGCTTTTCATAACAGATGTGAAGATTTCTGCAACAGGATCAGAGCCTGTTTGTGTTTCCTTCAGCTCTGGCTGCTGTACAGCAACATACATCACAAGCTCTGGGTCATCTTTTGGCGCCATGCCCATAAAGGAGAATACGTAGTTGCTGCTGCCAGTCAAATAACCGCCGCCGCTTTTCGGAATCGAGGCTGTACCTGTTTTTCCAGCAACACTGTACCCATCAATACCGTACTTTTTATAGCCAGTTCCATTCGGACTTGTTATAACAGTTTCCAATATGTCACGAACTTCTTTAGCCGTATCAGCTGAGATCGGTGTGCCGACAACTTCTGTTTTCACTTGTTTTATCACTTTGTTTGTATTTGGATCGACAATCTTGTCGATTACATGTGGTTTGACCATTTTACCATCATTAGCAACTGCAGTCACCGCTTGGATTTGCTGTATAGGCGTAAGTGCCGTTCCTTGACCATAAGCTGTCGTTATTTTTTCGACAGGCCATGTGAAGGCAATCGAGCTGTTTGCTTCATGTGGCAAATCAATGCCTGTTTTTTGATCAAGTCCAAATTTCGTAATGTATTCCCTTAGATTCTCAAAACCAAGCTGTTCTTTCGCTATTTTCGCAAAAGCGACATTAGATGAACGCTGAACACCTTCTAAATAGGTGATAGATCCCCACCCAACCCCATTATGGTCGTGAATTGTTTGCGAATTTTTTGTTACCTTGTAGGAGCCTGAATCATATTCGGCATTAGCATTGAACTTTCCCTCTTCTATCGCAGCTGCCAGTGTGAATATTTTCATCGTGGAGCCTGGTTCATAGGAGGTTTCAATCGCTTCGTTATGCCATGTTGAATTAATTCCCTCCAACGTTTCTGGATCAAAGCTTGGACGTTGACTCATTGCTAAGATCTCACCGGTTTTTGGGTTTGCTACAATGGCAATCATTTTTTTCGGATTATATTT
This window encodes:
- a CDS encoding penicillin-binding protein codes for the protein MLKKQQNINLGAAILFLFFCLLFFILFVRFAVIQSTGKVSGEVLAKEAEKKYSSSMVLEASRGTIYDRNKDVIAEDASSYKLVAVTDSSLSKNDPKHPVHVNNPEKTAAELAKYIDLEESDIYRILTKEGAKQVEFGNAGKNLSYETKKKIEDLKLPGVLIVEGKKRFYPNGTFASHVIGYVEEKEDEATGKYTATGKLGIEETLNNLLTGTDGTLNYKRDIWGYILPDSEEDITPAQNGDDVYLTLDKKIQSFLEDTMSKVQDKYNPKKMIAIVANPKTGEILAMSQRPSFDPETLEGINSTWHNEAIETSYEPGSTMKIFTLAAAIEEGKFNANAEYDSGSYKVTKNSQTIHDHNGVGWGSITYLEGVQRSSNVAFAKIAKEQLGFENLREYITKFGLDQKTGIDLPHEANSSIAFTWPVEKITTAYGQGTALTPIQQIQAVTAVANDGKMVKPHVIDKIVDPNTNKVIKQVKTEVVGTPISADTAKEVRDILETVITSPNGTGYKKYGIDGYSVAGKTGTASIPKSGGGYLTGSSNYVFSFMGMAPKDDPELVMYVAVQQPELKETQTGSDPVAEIFTSVMKSSLQYMEIQPTADSSLKTVEVPNLTGLSTSEAKAELKKSGLDLVVTGDGNTIVDQLPAKGESYLEGEKIVVKTDGNGTVPDMKGWSMRDILKVTDLQSLKLKTNGNGYVTQQSIKAGKTVKENDTLTITLKKPE
- a CDS encoding UDP-N-acetylmuramoyl-L-alanyl-D-glutamate--2,6-diaminopimelate ligase, which produces MQLKKLLKSLGPYALYNGKDAEITSIENDNRKVVQGSLFICIKGFTVDGHDFAQRAFEAGAAAILAERELAIDLSIPVVIVKDTKKASSILADAFYDHPTQKLRLIGITGTNGKTTTSHLIETILQEANKKTGIIGTMYTKIDNEIQETKNTTPEAVTLQKIFHQMAEKKVETAVMEVSSHALYEGRVFGCDFDIAVFTNLSQDHLDFHGTMDEYRRAKGLLFTRLGNVYSQENPKFAVLNKDDAASEEYERLTAAIVVTYGIDKEADIMAKDIHITSAGTAFQLITPAGSFPVALKMVGKFSVYNALASIAAAFVSGIPMVTAITALESVKGVSGRFETVDAGQDFSVIVDYSHTPDSLENALVTIKEFAEGDIYVIVGCGGDRDKTKRPLMADIACKYAKHAIFTSDNPRSEDPLQILKDMEAGVVGKEYKVIADRKEAIDYAVKNANAKDVILIAGKGHETYQQVGAQTFDFDDRLVAKEAILGVKK
- a CDS encoding stage V sporulation protein D produces the protein MRVSNVTVRKRLTIALIAGIAIFLIIDLRLGYVQFFLGDELTSKAKSLWSRQISFEPERGEIVDRNGIALATNISAPTVYVVPRQIKDPATAAEQLAAVLEADKQTIYKELIQKEMSVRLPEGRKISHEKAKKVRALDIDGVYIGEDSKRSYPYGNYLSHVLGFAGIDNQGLIGLELEYDDELKGSKGSVQYYSDAKGQRMNDMADDYEAPVNGNNLKLTIDTKVQTIMERELDIAEQTYDPDSIIAIAMNPKTGEILGMSSRPGFDPADFQNVSSEVYNRNLPIWSAYEPGSTFKIITLAAALEEGKVDLQKDTFHDPGYADVDGTKLKCWKRGGHGAQTFLEVVQNSCNPGFVSLGEKLGKDTLFKYIKNFGFGEKTGIDLQGESKGILFNLNRVGPVELATTAFGQGVAVTPIQQVTALSAAINGGTLYTPYVASELINPSTGEVVMKKEPVAKRKVISEATSKKIREALESVVAQGSGGKAFVEGYRVGGKTGTAQKASGGRYLENNFIVSFIGFAPADDPELVVYVAVDNPKGTVQFGGVVAAPIVGSIMGDSLRALGVKERKGQLEKEYKYPENPLIEVPDLVGLTKKEISEVFLNLKIEPSGSGDTVIKQSPEPGTKVKDGSTIRLYYNN